The following proteins are encoded in a genomic region of Arachis ipaensis cultivar K30076 chromosome B02, Araip1.1, whole genome shotgun sequence:
- the LOC107627864 gene encoding uncharacterized protein LOC107627864 has protein sequence MAETTRDEDRTEEDNRKGGRNVIQLKEADISEGINACSNSLYGRLFASKTFSIGTMGNALKAIWGNPEGFSVSDKGDNSFQFFFNKEVDVVRIERGSPWLFKDYVLHVKRWKEDQNCDEEIISNFSVWVQFWGLP, from the coding sequence ATGGCTGAGACAACGAGGGATGAAGATCGGACCGAGGAAGACAACCGGAAAGGAGGTAGGAATGTGATTCAACTAAAAGAGGCAGACATATCAGAAGGTATTAACGCTTGCTCCAATAGTCTCTATGGCAGACTCTTTGCTTCCAAAACCTTCTCAATTGGAACCATGGGGAATGCTTTAAAGGCTATATGGGGAAACCCGGAAGGATTTAGCGTGAGTGACAAAGGGGATAATTCCTTccaattcttttttaataaagaagtGGATGTCGTGCGTATTGAACGTGGTTCTCCATGGCTATTCAAAGATTATGTGCTCCATGTCAAGAGATGGAAGGAAGATCAGAACTGTGATGAAGAGATTATTTCCAATTTTTCAGTTTGGGTTCAATTTTGGGGCTTGCCATAA
- the LOC107627865 gene encoding uncharacterized protein LOC107627865, which produces MVGRPFTWTNRRQGEDLVKERLDLYLVGIEWKLKFPNAVVHRLTKSGSDHAPILMETEPQCWHSKRRFKYQERWCGEEDVIRIVSEVWRMEVVGSAMFSLGQKLKVCRHRLVQWQKTHKANSQKEIEDLQAKLEELRVAGINRGEEVTCLEEKLQLAYLKEESYWREKSRVKWLKEGDQNTRFFHQKFQSRMRRNRIWRLVGRDNEIASKLEDIAKVAEDYFCDIFTSSCSADPNPYLEDLEPKVTASMNRRIQRPVTMDEVKRAIFSVHTQSAPGDDGFTAKFFHFFWDIVGGDVFKAVRSFFHSGRILKNFNHTQICLIPKVPDASDMTQSAPNTSQSILELLEIYEGFSGQKVNLNKSAIFFSHNTPQNTRLAVAQTLNIEHIGAQDKYLGLPSVVQKSKKATFGAIKDKVQKKIMGWKRSLLSSGGRHTLLRAVGEAIPIYTLSCFKLPDTLLTEIHSMLSQFWWVKKVQNEEWFGLNGTQ; this is translated from the exons ATGGTGGGGCGCCCTTTCACGTGGACAAATCGAAGACAAGGAGAGGATTTGGTGAAGGAGAGGCTTGACCTCTATTTAGTTGGGATAGAATGGAAGTTGAAGTTTCCGAATGCAGTGGTGCACAGGCTCACAAAGTCAGGCTCGGATCATGCTCCAATTTTGATGGAAACTGAACCTCAATGCTGGCATAGTAAAAGGCGGTTTAAATACCAGGAACGTTGGTGTGGAGAAGAGGATGTCATAAGAATTGTCAGTGAAGTGTGGAGAATGGAAGTTGTAGGCTCGGCTATGTTCTCCTTGGGCCAAAAGTTGAAAGTTTGTAGACATAGACTAGTTCAATGGCAGAAAACTCACAAAGCAAACTCCCAGAAAGAAATTGAGGACCTTCAAGCTAAACTAGAGGAGTTGCGGGTGGCTGGAATCAATAGGGGAGAGGAGGTTACCTGTTTGGAGGAGAAGTTACAGCTGGCATATTTGAAAGAAGAGAGCTATTGGCGAGAAAAATCTAGAGTCAAGTGGCTAAAAGAAGGAGATCAGAACACTAGATTCTTTCACCAGAAATTTCAATCAAGGATGCGAAGGAACAGAATTTGGAGATTAGTGGGGAGGGACAATGAGATTGCATCGAAACTTGAGGATATTGCAAAGGTAGCTGAAGACTACTTTTGCgatatttttacttcttcttgTTCGGCTGATCCGAATCCATACTTAGAGGATTTGGAGCCTAAGGTTACAGCTTCCATGAACCGTAGGATCCAAAGGCCAGTAACTATGGACGAAGTCAAAAGAGCTATATTTAGTGTTCATACTCAGAGTGCTCCTGGTGATGATGGGTTTACAGCtaagttttttcactttttctgggaTATAGTTGGAGGTGACGTTTTTAAGGCAGTGAGAAGTTTCTTTCACAGTGGCAGAATTCTAAAAAACTTCAATCATACTCAAATTTGTTTAATTCCAAAGGTGCCAGATGCCAGTGATATGACTCAG AGCGCACCTAATACAAGCCAAAGTATTCTAGAATTGCTAGAGATCTATGAGGGTTTCAGTGGGCAAAAAGTCAATTTGAATAAGTCGGCTATCTTTTTCAGTCACAACACACCTCAGAACACAAGACTAGCAGTTGCTCAGAcactaaatattgaacatatTGGAGCACAAGACAAATACCTGGGACTGCCCTCTGtagttcaaaaatcaaagaaagcaacctTTGGAGCTATCAAGGATAAAGTTCAAAAGAAGATTATGGGTTGGAAAAGAAGTCTATTGTCATCAGGTGGTAGGCACACGCTATTGAGAGCGGTGGGGGAGgcgattcctatttatacactctcttgttTCAAGCTCCCAGACACGCTGTTGACTGAGATTCATAGCATGCTCTCGCAATTTTGGTGGGTCAAAAAGGTGCAGAACGAagaatggtttggattaaatgggACACAATGA
- the LOC107628555 gene encoding probable carboxylesterase 8 (The sequence of the model RefSeq protein was modified relative to this genomic sequence to represent the inferred CDS: added 68 bases not found in genome assembly), with the protein PPPPPPPLRLYLPHPPPPSKIPLLIYLHGGGFILYHPSTIFFHHSCNSLSASLPAVVASVDYRLAPEHRLPAAYDDAIDAIKWAHAQAQNPAQSDPWLRDYVDFDKTFLMGSSAGGNIVYFAGLRALDLDLSPLNIRGMLMNVPYFSGTQRSNSELRWVNDRILPLPANDLMWALSLPEGADRDHEYCNPTAADAVHGEKIGRLPMCFVNGYGGDPLVDKQRELVGLLKARGVHVVAHFADDGFHAVELFDPEKAKALGEKIKGFIHAATSKSTL; encoded by the coding sequence TCCTCATCTACCTCCACGGAGGCGGCTTCATCCTCTACCACCCTTCCACGATCTTCTTCCACCACTCCTGCAACTCCCTATCCGCCTCCCTCCCCGCCGTCGTTGCCTCCGTCGACTATCGCCTCGCGCCGGAGCACCGTCTCCCAGCTGCATACGATGACGCAATCGATGCCATTAAATGGGCCCATGCCCAGGCACAAAACCCGGCCCAATCTGACCCATGGCTCCGCGACTACGTCGATTTTGATAAAACCTTCTTAATGGGAAGCAGCGCTGGTGGAAATATAGTGTACTTCGCAGGTCTACGTGCACTCGACCTTGATCTCTCGCCGTTGAATATTCGAGGGATGTTAATGAACGTTCCTTATTTTAGTGGGACCCAGAGGTCAAACTCGGAGCTTCGCTGGGTCAACGATCGGATTCTGCCCCTGCCCGCAAATGACCTTATGTGGGCGTTGTCGCTGCCCGAGGGGGCTGACCGCGATCACGAGTATTGCAATCCGACGGCTGCGGATGCGGTTCACGGAGAAAAGATCGGACGGCTACCGATGTGTTTTGTGAACGGGTACGGCGGGGATCCTTTGGTGGACAAGCAGAGGGAGTTAGTTGGGCTGTTGAAGGCACGTGGGGTGCACGTGGTTGCTCATTTTGCGGACGATGGGTTCCATGCTGTGGAGTTATTTGATCCTGAGAAAGCAAAGGCTTTGGGTGAAAAGATCAAAGGTTTCATTCATGCAGCTACTTCTAAATCTACTTTGTGA